Proteins encoded by one window of Chaetodon trifascialis isolate fChaTrf1 chromosome 15, fChaTrf1.hap1, whole genome shotgun sequence:
- the scaf1 gene encoding splicing factor, arginine/serine-rich 19 isoform X1, with product MDLTPASAFKRRPTAFPSPSGAREIARSPPPCSPSLSLSSPSSDPSSPLSTSSSVCANSSVYQNNVKGQTQGTDVARVSSTSASLATQSLSTPILNTTLSDSFPHTSVQPSVRCEEEGRKREMYDPFHPTEGLKGEEGEDEKYDPFDPTGSPASDADDRSGKVKGMKRDAERGDEEKEEERPDSTDTLNDLSSTCLATQLPLRRRVDCGTTKDQRDSADSDHSELEEGEIVGAADRDGSNKRQVGEISPLNSPSVSFFGSKPERILRVLDGDGFVSVHTEGNWEVDREPEDEPVVGVEDLRRKLVSKRKERYLSFPASSPLSPQPLHPPSHAPAAIPSSPQTPPVEQGSKNRKSSKSSKDHDRQKSKDRKAGEKEERRKKRRKDKEGCQDRTKEKERVHKEIKGTRSSRSSSRKMKKRYHSSPEASRSCNASGRGGTRHSFSSLSEERHRERERDRDGDRDRIRDRDRERDRGRERDRDRDRETEQNRTGSRRRDERDRDSSSQKKERERKGRQHSSSRERGISKRSKRSREKREGDRDRQCERERRRDGRPVVPPSIQDLSGPDLFAIKRTITVTTTTTTTTVPGSPRIAPTSPCRPIQESDKPHKRKKKRKWHSAGEVEDRESCHSQSQSLSPPRYHSYESDHYSDKLEIDVLSLDGEALDSDYPSLEDTPPAALPPEPPAPSPKTNTAPRTGRHHPKKKSGTLKRSGQSESTSSSSNRTKSKCLSSLTVTSGSASVSSGLPSVKRARKMGKDKDRDKGSRKDLGRSGKSKKESGGSRKGKLQSKVSVLVREGVSSTTGASVGSGKLGMDLLGPGGTGGGAGGGSVVGGSIAVVFCRDNESRSPFLKPCSEPLSLGSRSKDLGSIGKRSSLAAPPSSLTSPVGLKTKKTKPSSITSTSSSASSPSSLLATKRRRRLAKKTREKGGAAGLGAGDGSQTKAMSEGWGGASLDVQSAVGDGTKSVSPHTGQAGPAPCSSSSSSSSSSSSSSSTTVLPPSSTPPHTPPPSMASLRDNRESSPDSQTVDSSCKTPDPSFLAEDCPIQTSPTLPASSPSTLSTPQGAGLSITLSTSNAKPPPPDDAPKSLASPPCSSSSAGCGLTSLSLPLSSSDPSSSSVSSSSASKPPPPPPPAVPTLPWSLQTGVDCTTGGVLALTALLFKMEEANIASRAKAQEFIQATSQILSQANQSQPQQHAPSSSAASCSSQIPPPPALPPPPGLSPAKFILHSSLPLVGCTKTPPSLLHPTIGGGCAQTPPSMMPVVLSGVSGSSGDTGWDNESKDPDKYLKKLHTQERAVEEVKLAIKPYYQRKDINKDEYKDILRKAVHKICHSRTGEINPVKVSNLVKLYVQRYKYFRKHGRKMDEEERDDREPGALHSSA from the exons ATGGACTTGACTCCAGCATCAGCCTTCAAAAGGAGGCCTACTGCCTTCCCTTCCCCAAGTGGAGCTAGAGAGATTGCCAGGAgccctcctccctgctcaccCTCCTTGTCTCTGTCATCCCCCTCATCTGATCCATCTTCACCATTGTCgacatcctcctctgtctgtgccAACTCGTCAGTTTATCAGAACAATGTAAAAGGTCAGACCCAGGGGACAGATGTGGCCAGGGTGTCCTCCACTTCTGCCTCTCTAGCAACACAGTCTCTCTCCACACCTATACTCAACACCACCTTGTCAGATTCCTTCCCTCACACTTCAGTGCAACCAAGTGTTCGTTGTGAGGAAGAGGGCAGGAAAAGGGAGATGTATGATCCTTTCCATCCAACTGAGGGAttgaagggggaggagggggaagatgAGAAATATGACCCGTTTGACCCCACTGGTTCTCCAGCATCAGATGCTGATGACAGGAGTGGTAAAGTGAAGGGGATGAAGAGAGATGCTGAGcgaggagatgaggagaaagaggaagaacgACCAGATTCCACTGACACCTTGAATGATCTGTCAAGCACCTGTTTGGCCACCCAGCTCCctctgaggaggagagtggaCTGTGGCACCACTAAAGACCAGAGGGATAGTGCTGACTCTGATCACTCTGAGTTAGAGGAGGGGGAGATAGTTGGGGCTGCTGACAGAGATGGAAGCAATAAGAGACAAGTTGGAGAAATCTCCCCCCTTAATTCTCCAAGTGTGTCTTTCTTTGGTTCAAAGCCAGAGCGCATCCTCCGGGTGCTGGACGGTGATggctttgtgtctgtgcataCAGAGGGCAACTGGGAGGTGGACAGGGAGCCTGAGGATGAGCCTGTTGTAGGAGTGGAGGATCTGAGAAGGAAGCTGGTTAGCAAGCGGAAGGAGAGATATCTCTCCTTTCCTGcttcttctcccctctctcctcagccTTTGCATCCTCCCTCCCATGCTCCTGCTGCTATACCCTCTTCCCCTCAGACACCTCCTGTAGAGCAAGGTAGTAAGAACCGCAAGTCCTCCAAGAGTTCTAAGGACCACGACCGACAGAAAAGCAAGGATAGAAAGgcaggggagaaggaggagagaaggaaaaaaagaaggaaggacAAAGAGGGATGTCAGGACAGGACTAAAGAAAAGGAGCGAGTGCACAAGGAGATTAAGGGAACAAGAAGTAGCAGGAGCAGTAGCcggaagatgaagaaaagataTCACAGCAGCCCAGAGGCCTCACGATCCTGCAACGCTTCAGGAAGGGGGGGAACTAGACACTCCTTTTCAAGCCTGTctgaagaaagacacagagagagggaaagagacagagatggagacaggGACAGAATTAGAGATCGAGAtagggaaagagacagaggaagagagagggacagggacagggatagagagacagagcaaaatCGTACTGGTAGCCGTAGAAGAGATGAAAGAGATCGAGATTCTAGTTCTcaaaagaaggagagggaaaggaaggGAAGACAACATTCAAGCAGCAGAGAGCGCGGCATTTCAAAGAGGTCCAAAAGAAGCAGGGAAAAGAGGGAGGGTGATAGAGACAGGCAATGTGAGAGGGAACGACGGCGAGATGGTCGTCCTGTTGTCCCGCCATCTATCCAAGACCTAAGTGGGCCTGACCTCTTTGCCATCAAGCGAACCATCACTGTCACCACtaccacaaccaccaccaccgtACCAGGCTCCCCAAGAATTGCCCCTACCTCTCCCTGTCGGCCCATACAGGAATCTGACAAGCCCcacaagagaaagaagaagagaaaatggcACTCTGCTGGAGAAGTGGAGGATCGAGAAAGTtgtcacagccaatcacagtcacTATCACCACCAAGGTATCACAGCTACGAGTCAGACCACTATTCAGACAAATTGGAGATTGATGTGTTGTCTTTAGATGGTGAAGCTTTGGACTCAGACTATCCATCCTTGGAAGATACACCCCCTGCTGCCCTGCCTCCAGAACCACCTGCCCCCAGCCCCAAAACTAATACTGCCCCCAGGACTGGACGACATCACCCGAAAAAGAAATCTGGCACATTAAAGAGAAGTGGCCAATCTGaatccacctcctcctcatccaatAGAACTAAAAGTAAATGCCTCTCCTCACTGACTGTCACTTCAggctctgcttctgtctcatcTGGACTCCCCTCAGTAAAGCGAGCCAGGAAGATGGGAAAGGACAAAGACCGGGACAAAGGCAGCAGAAAGGATTTGGGTCGCTCTGGAAAATCCAAGAAAGAGAGCGGTGGCAGTCGGAAAGGCAAGCTGCAGTCGAAAGTCTCTGTGTTGGTGCGAGAAGGCGTTAGCAGCACCACAGGGGCTTCAGTTGGCTCTGGAAAGCTGGGCATGGACCTCCTAGGGCCAGGTGGTACAGGGGGAGGTGCTGGGGGGGGTTCCGTGGTGGGTGGATCAATTGCGGTAGTTTTCTGCAGGGACAATGAGAGCAGGTCTCCATTCCTCAAACCTTGCTCAGAGCCGCTGTCGCTGGGCAGCCGCAGTAAAGATTTAGGTAGTATAGGAAAACGAAGCAGCCTGGCTGCACCACCATCCTCCTTAACCAGTCCTGTAGgactgaaaaccaaaaaaacaaaaccaagctCCATcacatccacctcctcctctgcctcctccccctcatcaTTGCTGGCAACCAAGCGTCGCCGTCGCTTGGCCAAGAAGACAAGAGAAaaaggtggagctgcaggattGGGAGCTGGAGATGGCAGTCAAACAAAAGCCATGTCTGAGGGCTGGGGTGGAGCCTCCTTAGATGTTCAGTCAGCCGTTGGAGATGGGACcaagtcagtcagtccacaTACTGGCCAAGCTGGCCCTGCaccctgctcttcctcctcttcctcctcctcctcctcctcctcctcatcctccaccactgtgctcccaccctcctccacaccaccacacacacctccaccctcTATGGCGTCTTTGCGGGACAACAGAGAATCTTCGCCAGACTCTCAGACTGTGGACAGTAGCTGTAAGACTCCAGACCCTTCTTTCCTAGCTGAGGACTGTCCAATTCAGACCAGCCCCACACTCCCGGCATCAAGTCCGTCCACCCTGTCCACCCCCCAGGGAGCTGGCCTCAGCATCACCTTGTCTACATCCAATGCAAAGCCCCCTCCTCCAGATGATGCACCAAAGTCTCTGGCCTCACCTCCTTGCTCATCCTCTTCAGCAGGCTGTGGTCttacttccctctctctgcctctgtcttcatcagacccctcctcctcctctgtttcctcctcgtCTGCTAGtaagcctcctcctcctccacctccagcagtgCCCACCCTCCCCTGGAGTCTGCAGACTGGTGTGGACTGTACAACTGGAGGAGTCCTAGCAT TGACTGCTCTACTCTTCAAAATGGAGGAGGCCAATATCGCCAGTAGAGCGAAAGCACAAGAGTTCATTCAAGCAACCAGCCAG ATCCTCTCACAGGCTAACCAGAGCCAGCCCCAGCAACatgctccttcctcctcagctgcctcctgctcctcacagatccctccccctcccgccctccctccacctcctggtCTGAGCCCAGCCAAGTTTATCCTTCACAGTTCCCTCCCATTGGTTGGCTGCACCAAAACTCCACCCTCTCTCCTGCACCCCACTATAGGTGGTGGATGTGCACAGACCCCACCCTCCATGATGCCAGTGGTGCTTTCAGGAGTGAGTGGAAGCTCTGGTGACACTGGATGGGACAATGAGAGCAAAGACCCTGATAAG TACCTGAAGAAACTGCACACCCAGGAGCgggcagtggaggaggtgaagcttGCCATCAAACCTTACTATCAGCGCAAAGACATCAACAAGGATGAATACAAAGACATCCTCAGGAAAGCTGTGCATAAG ATCTGCCACAGCCGCACTGGGGAAATCAACCCTGTCAAAGTCAGCAACCTTGTAAAACTGTATGTCCAGCGCTACAAATACTTCCGGAAACATGGACGCAAAATggatgaggaagagagggatgacAGGGAGCCAGGAGCCCTGCATTCCTCTGCTTGA
- the scaf1 gene encoding splicing factor, arginine/serine-rich 19 isoform X2: MDLTPASAFKRRPTAFPSPSGAREIARSPPPCSPSLSLSSPSSDPSSPLSTSSSVCANSSVYQNNVKGQTQGTDVARVSSTSASLATQSLSTPILNTTLSDSFPHTSVQPSVRCEEEGRKREMYDPFHPTEGLKGEEGEDEKYDPFDPTGSPASDADDRSGKVKGMKRDAERGDEEKEEERPDSTDTLNDLSSTCLATQLPLRRRVDCGTTKDQRDSADSDHSELEEGEIVGAADRDGSNKRQVGEISPLNSPSVSFFGSKPERILRVLDGDGFVSVHTEGNWEVDREPEDEPVVGVEDLRRKLVSKRKERYLSFPASSPLSPQPLHPPSHAPAAIPSSPQTPPVEQGSKNRKSSKSSKDHDRQKSKDRKAGEKEERRKKRRKDKEGCQDRTKEKERVHKEIKGTRSSRSSSRKMKKRYHSSPEASRSCNASGRGGTRHSFSSLSEERHRERERDRDGDRDRIRDRDRERDRGRERDRDRDRETEQNRTGSRRRDERDRDSSSQKKERERKGRQHSSSRERGISKRSKRSREKREGDRDRQCERERRRDGRPVVPPSIQDLSGPDLFAIKRTITVTTTTTTTTVPGSPRIAPTSPCRPIQESDKPHKRKKKRKWHSAGEVEDRESCHSQSQSLSPPRYHSYESDHYSDKLEIDVLSLDGEALDSDYPSLEDTPPAALPPEPPAPSPKTNTAPRTGRHHPKKKSGTLKRSGQSESTSSSSNRTKSKCLSSLTVTSGSASVSSGLPSVKRARKMGKDKDRDKGSRKDLGRSGKSKKESGGSRKGKLQSKVSVLVREGVSSTTGASVGSGKLGMDLLGPGGTGGGAGGGSVVGGSIAVVFCRDNESRSPFLKPCSEPLSLGSRSKDLGSIGKRSSLAAPPSSLTSPVGLKTKKTKPSSITSTSSSASSPSSLLATKRRRRLAKKTREKGGAAGLGAGDGSQTKAMSEGWGGASLDVQSAVGDGTKSVSPHTGQAGPAPCSSSSSSSSSSSSSSSTTVLPPSSTPPHTPPPSMASLRDNRESSPDSQTVDSSCKTPDPSFLAEDCPIQTSPTLPASSPSTLSTPQGAGLSITLSTSNAKPPPPDDAPKSLASPPCSSSSAGCGLTSLSLPLSSSDPSSSSVSSSSASKPPPPPPPAVPTLPWSLQTGVDCTTGGVLALTALLFKMEEANIASRAKAQEFIQATSQILSQANQSQPQQHAPSSSAASCSSQIPPPPALPPPPGGGCAQTPPSMMPVVLSGVSGSSGDTGWDNESKDPDKYLKKLHTQERAVEEVKLAIKPYYQRKDINKDEYKDILRKAVHKICHSRTGEINPVKVSNLVKLYVQRYKYFRKHGRKMDEEERDDREPGALHSSA; the protein is encoded by the exons ATGGACTTGACTCCAGCATCAGCCTTCAAAAGGAGGCCTACTGCCTTCCCTTCCCCAAGTGGAGCTAGAGAGATTGCCAGGAgccctcctccctgctcaccCTCCTTGTCTCTGTCATCCCCCTCATCTGATCCATCTTCACCATTGTCgacatcctcctctgtctgtgccAACTCGTCAGTTTATCAGAACAATGTAAAAGGTCAGACCCAGGGGACAGATGTGGCCAGGGTGTCCTCCACTTCTGCCTCTCTAGCAACACAGTCTCTCTCCACACCTATACTCAACACCACCTTGTCAGATTCCTTCCCTCACACTTCAGTGCAACCAAGTGTTCGTTGTGAGGAAGAGGGCAGGAAAAGGGAGATGTATGATCCTTTCCATCCAACTGAGGGAttgaagggggaggagggggaagatgAGAAATATGACCCGTTTGACCCCACTGGTTCTCCAGCATCAGATGCTGATGACAGGAGTGGTAAAGTGAAGGGGATGAAGAGAGATGCTGAGcgaggagatgaggagaaagaggaagaacgACCAGATTCCACTGACACCTTGAATGATCTGTCAAGCACCTGTTTGGCCACCCAGCTCCctctgaggaggagagtggaCTGTGGCACCACTAAAGACCAGAGGGATAGTGCTGACTCTGATCACTCTGAGTTAGAGGAGGGGGAGATAGTTGGGGCTGCTGACAGAGATGGAAGCAATAAGAGACAAGTTGGAGAAATCTCCCCCCTTAATTCTCCAAGTGTGTCTTTCTTTGGTTCAAAGCCAGAGCGCATCCTCCGGGTGCTGGACGGTGATggctttgtgtctgtgcataCAGAGGGCAACTGGGAGGTGGACAGGGAGCCTGAGGATGAGCCTGTTGTAGGAGTGGAGGATCTGAGAAGGAAGCTGGTTAGCAAGCGGAAGGAGAGATATCTCTCCTTTCCTGcttcttctcccctctctcctcagccTTTGCATCCTCCCTCCCATGCTCCTGCTGCTATACCCTCTTCCCCTCAGACACCTCCTGTAGAGCAAGGTAGTAAGAACCGCAAGTCCTCCAAGAGTTCTAAGGACCACGACCGACAGAAAAGCAAGGATAGAAAGgcaggggagaaggaggagagaaggaaaaaaagaaggaaggacAAAGAGGGATGTCAGGACAGGACTAAAGAAAAGGAGCGAGTGCACAAGGAGATTAAGGGAACAAGAAGTAGCAGGAGCAGTAGCcggaagatgaagaaaagataTCACAGCAGCCCAGAGGCCTCACGATCCTGCAACGCTTCAGGAAGGGGGGGAACTAGACACTCCTTTTCAAGCCTGTctgaagaaagacacagagagagggaaagagacagagatggagacaggGACAGAATTAGAGATCGAGAtagggaaagagacagaggaagagagagggacagggacagggatagagagacagagcaaaatCGTACTGGTAGCCGTAGAAGAGATGAAAGAGATCGAGATTCTAGTTCTcaaaagaaggagagggaaaggaaggGAAGACAACATTCAAGCAGCAGAGAGCGCGGCATTTCAAAGAGGTCCAAAAGAAGCAGGGAAAAGAGGGAGGGTGATAGAGACAGGCAATGTGAGAGGGAACGACGGCGAGATGGTCGTCCTGTTGTCCCGCCATCTATCCAAGACCTAAGTGGGCCTGACCTCTTTGCCATCAAGCGAACCATCACTGTCACCACtaccacaaccaccaccaccgtACCAGGCTCCCCAAGAATTGCCCCTACCTCTCCCTGTCGGCCCATACAGGAATCTGACAAGCCCcacaagagaaagaagaagagaaaatggcACTCTGCTGGAGAAGTGGAGGATCGAGAAAGTtgtcacagccaatcacagtcacTATCACCACCAAGGTATCACAGCTACGAGTCAGACCACTATTCAGACAAATTGGAGATTGATGTGTTGTCTTTAGATGGTGAAGCTTTGGACTCAGACTATCCATCCTTGGAAGATACACCCCCTGCTGCCCTGCCTCCAGAACCACCTGCCCCCAGCCCCAAAACTAATACTGCCCCCAGGACTGGACGACATCACCCGAAAAAGAAATCTGGCACATTAAAGAGAAGTGGCCAATCTGaatccacctcctcctcatccaatAGAACTAAAAGTAAATGCCTCTCCTCACTGACTGTCACTTCAggctctgcttctgtctcatcTGGACTCCCCTCAGTAAAGCGAGCCAGGAAGATGGGAAAGGACAAAGACCGGGACAAAGGCAGCAGAAAGGATTTGGGTCGCTCTGGAAAATCCAAGAAAGAGAGCGGTGGCAGTCGGAAAGGCAAGCTGCAGTCGAAAGTCTCTGTGTTGGTGCGAGAAGGCGTTAGCAGCACCACAGGGGCTTCAGTTGGCTCTGGAAAGCTGGGCATGGACCTCCTAGGGCCAGGTGGTACAGGGGGAGGTGCTGGGGGGGGTTCCGTGGTGGGTGGATCAATTGCGGTAGTTTTCTGCAGGGACAATGAGAGCAGGTCTCCATTCCTCAAACCTTGCTCAGAGCCGCTGTCGCTGGGCAGCCGCAGTAAAGATTTAGGTAGTATAGGAAAACGAAGCAGCCTGGCTGCACCACCATCCTCCTTAACCAGTCCTGTAGgactgaaaaccaaaaaaacaaaaccaagctCCATcacatccacctcctcctctgcctcctccccctcatcaTTGCTGGCAACCAAGCGTCGCCGTCGCTTGGCCAAGAAGACAAGAGAAaaaggtggagctgcaggattGGGAGCTGGAGATGGCAGTCAAACAAAAGCCATGTCTGAGGGCTGGGGTGGAGCCTCCTTAGATGTTCAGTCAGCCGTTGGAGATGGGACcaagtcagtcagtccacaTACTGGCCAAGCTGGCCCTGCaccctgctcttcctcctcttcctcctcctcctcctcctcctcctcatcctccaccactgtgctcccaccctcctccacaccaccacacacacctccaccctcTATGGCGTCTTTGCGGGACAACAGAGAATCTTCGCCAGACTCTCAGACTGTGGACAGTAGCTGTAAGACTCCAGACCCTTCTTTCCTAGCTGAGGACTGTCCAATTCAGACCAGCCCCACACTCCCGGCATCAAGTCCGTCCACCCTGTCCACCCCCCAGGGAGCTGGCCTCAGCATCACCTTGTCTACATCCAATGCAAAGCCCCCTCCTCCAGATGATGCACCAAAGTCTCTGGCCTCACCTCCTTGCTCATCCTCTTCAGCAGGCTGTGGTCttacttccctctctctgcctctgtcttcatcagacccctcctcctcctctgtttcctcctcgtCTGCTAGtaagcctcctcctcctccacctccagcagtgCCCACCCTCCCCTGGAGTCTGCAGACTGGTGTGGACTGTACAACTGGAGGAGTCCTAGCAT TGACTGCTCTACTCTTCAAAATGGAGGAGGCCAATATCGCCAGTAGAGCGAAAGCACAAGAGTTCATTCAAGCAACCAGCCAG ATCCTCTCACAGGCTAACCAGAGCCAGCCCCAGCAACatgctccttcctcctcagctgcctcctgctcctcacagatccctccccctcccgccctccctccacctcctg GTGGTGGATGTGCACAGACCCCACCCTCCATGATGCCAGTGGTGCTTTCAGGAGTGAGTGGAAGCTCTGGTGACACTGGATGGGACAATGAGAGCAAAGACCCTGATAAG TACCTGAAGAAACTGCACACCCAGGAGCgggcagtggaggaggtgaagcttGCCATCAAACCTTACTATCAGCGCAAAGACATCAACAAGGATGAATACAAAGACATCCTCAGGAAAGCTGTGCATAAG ATCTGCCACAGCCGCACTGGGGAAATCAACCCTGTCAAAGTCAGCAACCTTGTAAAACTGTATGTCCAGCGCTACAAATACTTCCGGAAACATGGACGCAAAATggatgaggaagagagggatgacAGGGAGCCAGGAGCCCTGCATTCCTCTGCTTGA